GAACCTTGCCCGGACTGACAGGCCCATTGTCGTTTACGAGGCCAAATTCATATTGCAGAGCCTGCACTACAGAAACACCCACAAGTGCAGCCGGAACACCATGCCCCGCAACATCAACCATATACATGCCGACAATGCCTTTTTCCTTATCAAGCTCGACCATGCCGAGCATGTCACCGCCAAGCTGCTCACTGGGTATGAACTTCCAACCCACGTCCAGCCCATGACGATATTCCGTAACAGAGGGGAGAAGGCTGCGCTGGATCTCAGCAGCCGAAATCAAGGCCTCGTTGATGCTCCGCTGTTTGACGCGCAAACTCTCATTCAGCTCCATAAGCTGTTGTTCCCAGAATTTACGCTCTGATATGTCGCGAATAATAGCTGTAAAATATCGTTTTGCCCCCACCTTGATCTCGCTGATGGAAAGATCAATAGGCATACGCACACCATCTTTGCGCACGGCCTCAACCTCTCTGCCAATGCCGATGATGCGGGGAATTCCGGTCTTGATATACCGCCGGATGTATTCATCATGGTGATCCCGCATTTCCGGCGGAGTAATAAGCCGCACATTCTCTCCCAGCAGTTCTTTCTGCGTGTAACCGAACATGGTGCAGGCAGCCGTATTGGCCGATTCGATCACACCGAACTCGTCCGCCGTGATAATGGCATCCACAGCTTCTTCCAGAATGGCCCGCAGCTTGCCCTCGCTTCGCATAAGCGCCTCTTCACTTTCGCGAAGAACAGTTATGTCGTGCTTCATAACCACGATGCTGGCCAGCCTGCCGGAAACATCCTTGACCGGCGTTGCAGTCATCATCTCCACCTTTCCGCCGGACGTGCGCGAATCCAATTCTCCGGACCAGCTCTCACCTGCCGCTGTGCGTTGCAGCAAGGACTCCAGACAAGCCTCTTCAGAGCACTCTCCCAGAATCAGCGGCCTGCCATGCAGCTCTCTAAGAGGTCTACCCGCTGCTGTCTCCCATGCGGCATTCACCCAGCTAATGCGCCCGCTGGCTGTCAGAATGCCCACGGCATTGGCAGAAATGGCCAAGGCTATCCCCTGAACCTGTGAAAACGAAGAAATTCTGGGGTGCGACAGATTGGTAACCGTACCCACAACACATCCTTCCACACTGCCTTCCCGCAACGGGAAGCACTGCACTTCCAGCAGATACGCATCAGAGTCGCAACGATATTCGAAGATGCCGTAATGCAGCTCTTCATTCCCCAGCGTAAGCATAACGGGGTGATGTTCAGCCGCCACAGGCTGTCCGCCGGAGCAAAGGGGTAAAATACCGGAAAGCGGTCGCCCCAGCATCCTGTAACGGGGAAGACCGGTAATCGATTCAAATCCCGCGTTGCACCACTGGAGACGCCCTATAGAGTCCGTCCAGAAAATGGCTTCCTGAATGGCACCCATTGCAGCTTCCATCTTGGCGAGCGTGGAACGCAGTTCAGTAATCAATTCCTGCACAGACTACCCCTCAGCTCTCGGAACGATAGTGGCGGCATAACATTTGTGCCCATCTTCTTCACCATCCACAATATAGTGAATGGCTACCACTTCGCACCCGTCCGGAAGCAGTATGGACAAGTCCACTGCCATTCCGAGAACCGTTCTGGCTCCGGTCATTTGGTGTCTGGCAAAGCCCATGTGGTGGGCATCACGCAACTGCGAGGGTATTATTCGTGAAAGCATTTTTCCCACAAGGTCCGATACGGACCACCCGTAGGTTTCACTGAAAGCTTCATTGATCTCCAGAACCATACCTTCACCATCCACCACTATGACAGGCACATCCTGACGGGCTCGTAACTCCTTAAAGGTCATGGTCGCCTCCTCAATTCGTGAATGGTAATCTCCGGCGGACAGAATAAACGGGCAGCAACGCCGGAACTGCCGGTTCCTCGCGATGTATAGCCCTGCATGTTGCCATACTGCCAACGCCCCCGCGTGAACCGCCTGTGGCAACGGGCATTGGTGATCAGCGGAATCCCGCCAGGCAGACAGAGCTGCCCTCCGTGCGTATGCCCGCAGAGATAGTAGGCAATACCGGCCTCTGCAGCTTTCGCATACAACTCAGGGGAGTGAGCAAGCAGCAGGGTT
This region of Desulfovibrio subterraneus genomic DNA includes:
- a CDS encoding PAS domain S-box protein encodes the protein MQELITELRSTLAKMEAAMGAIQEAIFWTDSIGRLQWCNAGFESITGLPRYRMLGRPLSGILPLCSGGQPVAAEHHPVMLTLGNEELHYGIFEYRCDSDAYLLEVQCFPLREGSVEGCVVGTVTNLSHPRISSFSQVQGIALAISANAVGILTASGRISWVNAAWETAAGRPLRELHGRPLILGECSEEACLESLLQRTAAGESWSGELDSRTSGGKVEMMTATPVKDVSGRLASIVVMKHDITVLRESEEALMRSEGKLRAILEEAVDAIITADEFGVIESANTAACTMFGYTQKELLGENVRLITPPEMRDHHDEYIRRYIKTGIPRIIGIGREVEAVRKDGVRMPIDLSISEIKVGAKRYFTAIIRDISERKFWEQQLMELNESLRVKQRSINEALISAAEIQRSLLPSVTEYRHGLDVGWKFIPSEQLGGDMLGMVELDKEKGIVGMYMVDVAGHGVPAALVGVSVVQALQYEFGLVNDNGPVSPGKVLEMLDRLFPLRRFGRHFTIFYAVLNGRTGEMVYSNGGHPLAYVVRQDRRLERLEQGGTLIGLGGVLPFDEGKVHLEAGDTVLMYTDGIIELENKFGEQFGEERLRTVIQMHAGKPVSEMLNALYEMAHIYSDMAAEDDISLFGVGIPAT
- a CDS encoding PAS domain-containing protein gives rise to the protein MTFKELRARQDVPVIVVDGEGMVLEINEAFSETYGWSVSDLVGKMLSRIIPSQLRDAHHMGFARHQMTGARTVLGMAVDLSILLPDGCEVVAIHYIVDGEEDGHKCYAATIVPRAEG